The Cyprinus carpio isolate SPL01 chromosome B8, ASM1834038v1, whole genome shotgun sequence genome segment ttgcatttatttattttatattttttttgcattgaagattttttttttttattcttgatcTTTTGTTCTATCTCTCTTTAGATTATGGCCCAGGGGAAGGGTCCACAACCACAGGTTAATAAACTGGACAACATGCTGGGCAGTCTTCAGTCTGACCTCCACAAGCTGGGAGTGCAGACGGTTGCTAAGGGAGTGTGTGGCGCCTGCTGCAAACCTATTGTTGGCCAGGTGAGGGAGCCAGAGAGCTACACCACAAACATATAGGATTTTAACTTTCAGATAAGACTATATGCTGTGTTAGACACATCTAAACAAaggatgtgtgtgtttctgtacagGTGGTAACTGCCATGGGGCGCACGTGGCATCCAGAGCATTTTGTGTGCACACACTGCCAGGAGGAGATTGGTTCCAGAAACTTCTTTGAGAGGGAAGGACAGCCATACTGTGAGAGAGATTACCATCATTTATTCTCTCCACGCTGCTATTACTGTAATGGACCCATACTGGATGTGAGAACAAATTTGTctattgattcatttaattttttcagtctGAACAGcagaataaacacataaaatataatgtttcttGAGTTGATGCAATCCATATTTCAGTGTGAACAAAGCCAGTGTTTATTATGTCAGCCTGTATCCTCTGATTTAGTGCCACTTACCTTGTAAGtgattaatgtttttcatttagatttttgagGCACAAGTGGAAATCCATTCCTGTGGTAACTGACAATCTGCTACAGAtgataaaactgataaaattGTTCTCACCTCACAGAAAGTGGTGACGGCGCTAGACAGGACGTGGCATCCTGAGCACTTTTTCTGTGCCCAGTGTGGGGCGTTCTTTGgccctgaaggtgagtaaacacTTACAGAAGGCTCCAGTGGCTGCTGTCATCAAAGTACCcatagtttgttattttatttttggggtctgctagaatacattttacatgtatttacattctGCAGATTATTTATATGAGcaaacagcaacattaaaaatcaaaaaagcatAATAGATGCCCTTTAAACTTAAAAGGGCGACAAAACAACTCCTGAAATGAAAAAGAACTCTGCACTCAAACTATGCCGGTtgtataatttgtaatgaaatataatgcaaaatagaAATCTGAGACTTTTAGATGAAACTGTTGACCGcttatctcttttttttgtttgtgttagtaaatacatctttgttctgtttttcagGATTTCATGAGAAGGATGGAAAGGCGTATTGTCGTAAAGACTACTTCGACCTGTTTGCTCCTAAATGTGGCGGTTGTGCTCGTGCCATCCTGGAGAATTACATCTCTGCCCTGAGCGCTCTCTGGCATCCTGAGTGTTTTGTGTGCAGGGTGAGTATTTGATAATAAAAGAATTCTCTTGTTTTTTTGAGTGGTCTAGTTGCTTTAGTTTTGAATATATACTTGGTAAAAAGTTTAGAGTAATTTCAGTTTCTAAAAGGAGTCTTTTCTACTGCCTtcgtttgattaaaaaatacagtaaaaacaaataatgtgttttctaaaggatcatgtgacactgaagactggcgtaatgatgctgaaaagtcagctttgcatcaattttaaactgtaaaaatattttacaatattactgttttttttttttttttaaatgcagccttagtgagcagcaGAGACTTCTTggcataaaaattaatttaaggcATTTATGAGTAGTCacgtgtttttttgtgtgtgtgtttgtgtgtgtcaggagTGTTTCACACCCTTCATCAACGGCAGTTTCTTCGAGCACGACGGTCAGCCGTACTGCGAGGTTCATTATCACGCCCGCCGCGGCTCGCTGTGTTCCGGCTGTCAGAAACCCATCACGGGCCGCTGCATCACAGCCATGGGCAAGAAGTTTCATCCTGAGCACTTTGTCTGTGCCTTCTGCCTCAAGCAGCTCAATAAAGGCACCTTCAAAGAGCAAAACGACAAGCCTTACTGCCAGGGCTGCTTCATCAAGCTCTTCAGCTAGAAAGATGCCTGACTGACTGTGTGCGTACGTgtgcgtacgtgtgtgtgtgtgtgtgtgtgtgtgtgtgtgtgtgtgtgtgtgtgtgtgtgtgtgtgtgtgtgtgtgtgtgtgtgtgtgtgtgtgtgtgtgtgtgtgtgtgtgttattcaggTTAATGTGTCTTGACTCTCGACATCCCCACATGAAGTTGCTAGTCAGGTTAAAACGTGCTCTCAGAAGCCAAGTTGTTTTAGAGGGTATTAGAGGAAAGTTCAGCTGAGActgtagaggtttttttttttttttttttttttgagaaagtgtgTGAATGTTTTCTGCTCACTGGATGAGCTGGAGAGAAACCGTTTGATGATGAGAATAGTTCAGGAGGGATGATGGGAAACGTTTGAGACACAATCAACAGAAGGAAACGAAACATCAGATAATTCAATGACTGGAAATCAAACGAATAACCAACTGGAGCCAATAATTAGTGGTGAATCTCATGAAGAATGTCCAGGTCATATATTAGTCTGAAACCAAAAGGAAAGAcaagaaatcatattttgcattaaaaacatttaagccagtttaaaaatgttaaatatcttTTGCATTGTGccattattttcagaaaaaataaataatttctaccTTATTTTCCATTATTCTGTAACCAAAGAATATTCTTATTATAGTAATATAGTGAAAAAATATCCTGtccaataacattttattattattaataataataataattattattattattgctgttgtttttattaataatattaataatattgatgttgttttaaatggtCTTAAACtcagtaaaacaaataatactaTGAAGTATAAATCCTTCATATTATTATTCCTAAAATAAGCtacattttcttttatgcaaaatataatttattctttctttttattttggtatGAAATATGGCCTGTATGTGTTCTTTTGAGCTTCCCCTTGCTAGGAATTTGGATTTGCATCATTTTTAGCATAAAATTTCACCTCAATGAATTGCTACTTTTAGTGCCTTGTTTTTGTATtacaaattaaactgaatttaaaagacACTAAGTATATCAAATGTGTAGTTTTGCATACAAGATGTAACACAAAGTTTCTAATCCATGCTGAAGTTGTAACTGAGAGACTGAAGTTCAGATTATTCCTCATGAAGTCTGTGTAGTAACTTCTAATCTTACTGTTAATCGCTCACTTCTGCCGGCGTCTGCGTGGAATTTCACAGGAGTTTATGCATCTCATCTCAAAGTAAGGAATATATGGGAttgaatacaatttaagatacaGAAAATCATTTCTACTTGTTTAGTTTGATAAATCAATAACGTAATAATGTATAACACACATTTTTACAATGATAAATCAAAACCATATTTTCTggtgtctttattattatttaacccaGAATATTTCTCTGAAGGAACCAGTCACACGTGGCATTTTGGGAAATGTTTTGTAGTTAGTATGACTGGCTATTTTGGTTTTAGTCACAAAACAGTCACTACATAACCACTGACGATTCTAATGAtccacttaaaggaatagtgcacccaAATGTGGACATTTACTGTTAATGTGcccactctcaggccatccaagattaggatgagtttgtttcttcatcagatttggagaaatgtagcattgcatcagtgtctcaacaatggatgctctgcagtgaatgggtgccgtcagaatgagagtccaaacagctgataaaaacatcacaataatccacagttAATGTGTTGAGAAGTGAGAAGTCAATCTTCTGTTGTCCTGTTGATGTTGTTCAGATCAATCGAAATAGCTGTGACAGTATTGTGCAATTCTCAACCCTTGAATTCAGTATATGATTTGATTGGAAATGAGTATCTGATATTGTCTTGCTCACTCTCAGAGACAATTCTAGACAATATTGTAACTGCTGTATTATGATATTGTGATGATATATACTATACTAATTCTTTTAgcttttttccattttgcatgAAAGTCTTAAGTGTCtttcaataattttaaaagcCGAGTTTTGAAAACTCGTGATGTTACGAAGGAGTGAATCGATGAAGACTTTCTTGTATTTTTAGGAACGTGCTGTCACTGGAACAGAAGTGACTTTCAGAtcaagaatattaaatatatatggtCCCTGGTGTGGCTTTCTGGATGCCTGTCAACAAAGATTACTAATAAGATTTGTTGGATGCATCGGATAAATATACCAGCAAGTGTTTATTGTATGAAAGCTTTTATATGACCCGATGTGCCAGAGATCTTTTGAGAAAACACTACTTAGAAAGTAGAAGTTACTTGTTCTCGTTTGTTTTATTCAATTCACTATGAATATGCCTTCTTTGATAACTCAATGGTAATAATCTGTCGCTGTTTGTTTTGCTTCTAATCACTATGTGCCAAAAGAAGGTGCGGTGGAAATCTAGGGATCATATGATATCCTTATGTGTTTTAATCACTCATTTACACTGGTCGAATATTGTGCCTTTGTTTATTTTGAGGTTTTCTATCATATAAATTGATCTGACGCTTTTCTATTTCTGTTCATcagtcattattttagtgtcCCTTGACAAATATCATCATTTATCCAATGTGAAGTCAgctatgcatatttttttctctctcttgtaaCACTGTCACATTTTGTTCTGTGAGTATTGTTTCAACTCGTgcaattatatacaaataaaattggtGTTTTAATGCACTGAATATTTTTCCTCCtgatgttgtttattattaaattaatatttaaacacttttttgccTATAGACGTTTGTACACAAAAC includes the following:
- the LOC109113713 gene encoding paxillin-like isoform X5 produces the protein MDDLDALLADLESSTAHISKCPVFLPEETPYSYPTGGHLFQDDSPPPPLPPPPTSEALNGSLSPRPDSQHSSQQVQHNLFRTFQNKLSLGPAHKSTLSQDSTPPASHTEEDHVYSFPNKQKHSDSSATAMTSALGSNLSELDRLLLELNAVQQNAPSFSTTEDVAPPLPPCSVAHYIQENGAHPGITLTPAAQDKPQRNGTKGTDDGRPTVESLLNELESSVPSPVPSPCALTSELTDGQVDTPSEQQGRISATSATRELDELMACLSDFKIMAQGKGPQPQVNKLDNMLGSLQSDLHKLGVQTVAKGVCGACCKPIVGQVVTAMGRTWHPEHFVCTHCQEEIGSRNFFEREGQPYCERDYHHLFSPRCYYCNGPILDKVVTALDRTWHPEHFFCAQCGAFFGPEGFHEKDGKAYCRKDYFDLFAPKCGGCARAILENYISALSALWHPECFVCRECFTPFINGSFFEHDGQPYCEVHYHARRGSLCSGCQKPITGRCITAMGKKFHPEHFVCAFCLKQLNKGTFKEQNDKPYCQGCFIKLFS
- the LOC109113713 gene encoding paxillin-like isoform X6; this encodes MDDLDALLADLESSTAHISKCPVFLPEETPYSYPTGGHLFQDDSPPPPLPPPPTSEALNGSLSPRPDSQHSSQQSLGPAHKSTLSQDSTPPASHTEEDHVYSFPNKQKHSDSSATAMTSALGSNLSELDRLLLELNAVQQNAPSFSTTEDVAPPLPPCSVAHYIQENGAHPGITLTPAAQDKPQRNGTKGTDDGRPTVESLLNELESSVPSPVPSPCALTSELTDGQVDTPSEQQGRISATSATRELDELMACLSDFKVQSNIMAQGKGPQPQVNKLDNMLGSLQSDLHKLGVQTVAKGVCGACCKPIVGQVVTAMGRTWHPEHFVCTHCQEEIGSRNFFEREGQPYCERDYHHLFSPRCYYCNGPILDKVVTALDRTWHPEHFFCAQCGAFFGPEGFHEKDGKAYCRKDYFDLFAPKCGGCARAILENYISALSALWHPECFVCRECFTPFINGSFFEHDGQPYCEVHYHARRGSLCSGCQKPITGRCITAMGKKFHPEHFVCAFCLKQLNKGTFKEQNDKPYCQGCFIKLFS